In a genomic window of Tachysurus vachellii isolate PV-2020 chromosome 13, HZAU_Pvac_v1, whole genome shotgun sequence:
- the lrrn3a gene encoding leucine-rich repeat neuronal protein 3 has product MKELHFVVCLLTGLAFTGSVHVSEWTGACQNLCRCEIRPWFSPLSLYMETLTVDCDDLGIVSLPEKLPSDTQVLLAQSNNIVNIKNPLNYMVNLTEVNLSQNNISSLSDIYLGNLSQLSSLHLEENRITSLPDNCFAHLPNLQELYINHNLLSLISPGAFQGLNNLLRLHLNSNRLKVIRPEWFHALNQLEILMIGENPISQLQEMNFQPLSNLHSLVLARMNLSVIPDNALVGLHKLESISFYENKFAKVPQAALRKVQSLKFLDLNKNPIERINRGDFVDMIHMKELGINSMPDLVSIDSFAVSNLPELTKIEATNNPRLSYIHPNAFYNLPRLETLMLNDNALTALHRVTVESLPSLQEVSLHSNPIYCDCVVRWINMNKTKIRFMEADALLCTGPPEFEGRHVRHVHFREMMDTCLPVISPESLPEHVSVDVGQSASFHCRSFAEPNPEIYWITPSGEKILPRMASSKYLVHPEGTLDIFNISESEAGQYTCVAHNLIGANMKSVVMVVNGYYPEHLNGSLHVQIDMIQPHFVKISWVPPKSSFVSNIEWSTTSLRFTARVPSNVKMFNLTHLQPLTQYEVCVEITDLQRGHLRNCINVSTPEQAAPVCKSNKNKMMMINAIGMLLIASAVTCSLIYKSLKSDHLYRRLINRQTGTLQGPSPCPSPILMHPARSEADVNILDLNNTI; this is encoded by the coding sequence ATGAAAGAACTGCATTTTGTAGTTTGCCTCTTAACGGGACTTGCATTTACCGGCTCTGTTCATGTGTCTGAGTGGACCGGGGCATGTCAGAATCTGTGCAGGTGTGAAATCCGACCCTGGTTTTCTCCTTTGTCCCTTTATATGGAGACTTTAACTGTGGACTGTGATGATCTGGGAATTGTGTCTCTTCCAGAAAAACTTCCATCAGATACACAGGTGCTACTGGCACAGAGCAACAACATTGTCAACATTAAAAACCCTTTGAATTATATGGTTAACTTAACAGAAGTGAATTTATCTCAGAACAATATATCTTCTCTTAGTGACATCTACCTAGGTAACCTTTCCCAGCTTTCGTCCTTGCACTTGGAAGAGAACCGAATAACCAGCCTTCCCGACAATTGCTTTGCGCATCTACCGAACCTTCAAGAGCTTTACATAAACCACAACCTTCTCTCACTGATCAGTCCTGGAGCTTTTCAAGGTCTAAACAATCTTTTGCGTCTCCATCTCAACTCAAACAGATTGAAGGTGATCAGGCCAGAGTGGTTTCATGCACTCAACCAGCTGGAGATATTGATGATAGGAGAAAATCCCATTTCCCAATTACAAGAAATGAACTTCCAGCCTCTGAGTAATCTCCACAGTCTTGTACTGGCAAGGATGAACCTCTCTGTCATACCTGATAATGCTCTGGTTGGTCTCCATAAATTGGAGAGCATCTCATTCTATGAAAATAAGTTTGCAAAGGTGCCCCAGGCTGCACTTAGAAAAGTCCAAAGTCTCAAGTTTCTGGATCTTAATAAGAATCCTATTGAGAGAATTAATCGAGGGGATTTTGTGGATATGATTCATATGAAAGAACTGGGTATCAACAGCATGCCAGATTTGGTTTCGATTGACAGCTTTGCTGTTTCCAACTTGCCCGAGCTTACAAAGATAGAGGCCACCAACAACCCCAGACTGTCCTATATCCATCCCAATGCGTTTTATAACCTACCCAGGCTTGAGACGCTGATGCTAAATGATAATGCCCTCACTGCACTTCATCGTGTTACAGTAGAGTCCTTGCCCAGCCTACAGGAAGTAAGCTTGCACTCCAATCCGATttactgtgactgtgttgtCCGCTGGATCAATATGAACAAGACTAAGATACGCTTCATGGAGGCTGACGCTCTCTTGTGTACGGGACCTCCCGAGTTCGAAGGCCGCCATGTCCGACACGTACACTTTCGTGAAATGATGGACACCTGCCTCCCAGTTATCTCTCCGGAAAGCCTTCCAGAGCATGTCAGTGTGGATGTCGGTCAGTCAGCATCATTCCACTGTAGGTCATTCGCAGAACCAAATCCGGAGATCTACTGGATCACCCCTTCGGGAGAAAAGATCCTACCAAGAATGGCTTCAAGCAAGTATTTGGTGCATCCTGAGGGAACATTGgacatatttaacatttctgaGAGTGAGGCAGGTCAGTACACCTGCGTAGCCCACAATCTCATTGGGGCAAATATGAAGTCTGTTGTAATGGTAGTGAATGGATACTATCCAGAACATTTAAATGGATCTTTGCATGTGCAAATCGATATGATACAACCACATTTTGTAAAAATCTCTTGGGTACCACCTAAAAGCAGCTTTGTGTCAAATATCGAATGGTCCACCACGTCTTTACGCTTTACAGCTCGTGTACCATCTAACGTAAAAATGTTCAACCTGACACATTTGCAGCCACTGACGCAGTATGAAGTATGTGTAGAAATTACAGACCTGCAAAGGGGCCATTTAAGAAATTGTATTAATGTCAGTACACCCGAGCAAGCTGCGCCGGTGTGCAAATCTAACAAGAacaaaatgatgatgattaatgCCATTGGTATGCTTTTGATAGCATCTGCTGTCACATGTTCACTGATCTACAAGTCTTTGAAGAGTGATCATCTTTACAGAAGGCTAATTAATCGACAAACAGGTACACTGCAGGGTCCCAGTCCCTGCCCCTCTCCCATCCTCATGCACCCTGCAAGGTCTGAAGCGGATGTCAATATTTTGGACTTGAACAACACCATTTAA